A segment of the Thermus neutrinimicus genome:
GGTGGTGGACGAGGAGGGCCAGGAGGTCCCCCTGGGGGAGGTGGGGGAGCTCATCGTCAAAGGCCCCAACATCATGAAGGGCTACTGGAACCGCCCCGAGGAAACCCAAAGGGCCCTCAAGGACGGCTGGCTCTACACCGGCGACATGGCCCGCATGGACCAAGACGGCTACTTCTACATCGTGGACCGCAAAAAGGACATGATCATCGCCGGCGGCTACAACATCTACCCCCGCGAGGTGGAAGAGGTCCTCTACCAGCACGAAGCCGTCCAGGAAGCCGCCGTGGTGGGCGTACCCGACCCCTACCGCGGGGAAACCGTGGCCGCCTTCATCGTCCTCAAGGAAGCCTACAGGGGCAAGGTCACGGAAAAGGACATAGAGACCTTCTGCCGGCAAAACCTCGCCGCCTACAAGGTGCCCCGCCTCATAGAGTTCCGGGAGAGCCTGCCCAAAACCAGCGTGGGGAAGGTCCTCAAGCGGGAGCTGACCCGAGGGATCTCGGCCAAGCGCTAGCCAAGGAAGGCCGGCCAAGGAAACCCCTCCGCGTCCCACCCGGGCCAGGGGCTGCCTGCCCATTTACAGTAGCACGCTCAAGATATATGATGACAAATGAAGGAAAGGAGGGGTAGGTATGAGCGCCACCGGCCTCGAGGTCTTCGACACCACCATCCACAAGACCCACAGCTGGCTAAAGGAGATCATGGAAACCCTGGGCATAGAGGACCGCCACCGGGCGTACATGGCCCTGCGGGCCGTGCTCCACGCCTTAAGGGACCGCCTCACCGTGGAGGAAACCGCTCAGCTGGCCGCCGAGCTTCCCATGCTGATCCGGGGCCTTTTCTACGAGGGTTGGGACCCCACGGGCAAGCCCCTTAAGGAGCGGCACAAGGAGGCCTTCCTGGCCCACGTGGCCCGGGAGCTTAAAACGCCCTCAGGACCCGCCCTGGACCCCGAGGCCACCACCCGGGCGGTGTTCAAGGTGCTTTCCCAAAAAGTCTCCCAAGGGGAGATCCGGGATGTGCTGAACCTGCTTCCCAAGGAGATCCGCGAGCTTTGGCCCCAGGCCTGATCCGCTCGGGAGGGCCTCAGTCCAGCACAAAGCGGTCCTCGCTCTCATGGAGCCGGACCCGGTGGACAATGCGCTGGTCCTGATCCCCGTTCCCCTCGGTCATGGCCACCACGCTCACGTAGGGCCTCAAGGGGCTACGGAGCACCTTCTTGGTAAGGGTTTCCTCCACCTGGAAGATGCCCGCGGAGTTGTTCATGGTCACCTGGATCTCCACGGGCACCCTCTCCCCCTTCAGGATGCGCACCTCGTCCACCGCCAGGGCGCTGATGGAATGGATGTCGATGCTCCCCAGGGCAAAGGCTTTCCGCCCCCGGCCCTTGGTGATGTCGGTGCCGTCGGCCACGGCGGTGATCCCCGCCTCGATGGTTAAAGGCTCGGGGGAAAGGTCGTGGCTGTAGATGCCGTGGAGGATCAGGGCCCTAAGGGCGGTGCGTTGCTCGGGATCGGGGTAGATCTTCTCCAGGATGCGGTTCAGGATGGGGAGGGCCAAAAAGACGCCAAAGGCCTCGTGGTGGTCCCGGTGCACCTGGTTGCCCAGGTCGTGGAGCATGGTGGAAAGGAGGACCACCACGTAGGCGTCCTCCAGCTCCCCTGCCCCAGACTCCACCGTGTCCAGGCGCACCCCTGCCTCGGCCAGGAGGGCCAGGATGGCCACGCTGGCCGCCCCCGTGAGGAGGGCGTGGACCCGGCCGTGGTCGTTGTAACCCAGCTTGCGCATGGTGATGTAGTTGGCCATGTTCCACCCGGAGCGGGCCTCCGGGTCCTGCACGAGGAGCTCGTAGGCTTTAAGGGCCTTGGGAAAGTCCTTTAGGCGCTCGCGAATGGACTGGTCAGCCTCGGCGTACAGCTTGGCCTTGGGGCTGGCCACGTGGACAATGCGCTCTCCCGTCATGGGCAACTCTACCTTACACCACACCCTGGACGTTCACACCCACCCAACACCCCACGCCCTTAAAGGGGGCAGGGGGCGAAGCCGAGCCCCTTTCCCAGGGGAAGGGGCTTACCCTTACTCCCCCTTGAAGTTGGGCGCCCGCTTTTCCAAGAAGGCCCGCACCCCCTCCTTCATATCCTCCGTGGCCGAGGCGTAACCAAAAAGATCAGCCTCGATCTCCAAGGCCTCCGCCAGGTCCAGGCCCTCGCCCCGCACCACGCTCTCCTTGGCCAGGGCCAGGGCAATG
Coding sequences within it:
- a CDS encoding AMP-binding enzyme, translating into VVDEEGQEVPLGEVGELIVKGPNIMKGYWNRPEETQRALKDGWLYTGDMARMDQDGYFYIVDRKKDMIIAGGYNIYPREVEEVLYQHEAVQEAAVVGVPDPYRGETVAAFIVLKEAYRGKVTEKDIETFCRQNLAAYKVPRLIEFRESLPKTSVGKVLKRELTRGISAKR
- a CDS encoding DUF2267 domain-containing protein; amino-acid sequence: MSATGLEVFDTTIHKTHSWLKEIMETLGIEDRHRAYMALRAVLHALRDRLTVEETAQLAAELPMLIRGLFYEGWDPTGKPLKERHKEAFLAHVARELKTPSGPALDPEATTRAVFKVLSQKVSQGEIRDVLNLLPKEIRELWPQA
- a CDS encoding HD domain-containing protein gives rise to the protein MTGERIVHVASPKAKLYAEADQSIRERLKDFPKALKAYELLVQDPEARSGWNMANYITMRKLGYNDHGRVHALLTGAASVAILALLAEAGVRLDTVESGAGELEDAYVVVLLSTMLHDLGNQVHRDHHEAFGVFLALPILNRILEKIYPDPEQRTALRALILHGIYSHDLSPEPLTIEAGITAVADGTDITKGRGRKAFALGSIDIHSISALAVDEVRILKGERVPVEIQVTMNNSAGIFQVEETLTKKVLRSPLRPYVSVVAMTEGNGDQDQRIVHRVRLHESEDRFVLD